A portion of the Methanobacterium aggregans genome contains these proteins:
- a CDS encoding TIR domain-containing protein, with protein MFEEELNTYKIFVSHISEEDEEYTRFIDKLNDSYDFQWENYSVPGKNLKDDIYKQIEPVDVVVILSGLYSKNSALIKMQMDVAMELEKPVVVIRPWGMEDVPGNLESMASGVVGWNTHCVVDNIRKSGPYDDYDEYDD; from the coding sequence GTGTTTGAAGAAGAATTGAATACTTATAAAATATTCGTGAGTCATATCTCTGAGGAAGATGAGGAGTACACAAGATTCATTGATAAACTCAATGATTCCTATGATTTTCAGTGGGAAAACTATTCCGTTCCTGGAAAAAACTTGAAAGATGATATTTACAAACAGATTGAGCCTGTTGATGTGGTTGTAATTCTATCTGGTCTTTACTCCAAGAACAGTGCGCTTATCAAGATGCAGATGGATGTGGCCATGGAACTTGAAAAACCCGTGGTTGTTATCAGACCATGGGGTATGGAAGATGTGCCTGGAAACCTTGAATCAATGGCTTCAGGGGTTGTTGGATGGAACACCCATTGTGTGGTGGATAATATACGCAAAAGCGGACCTTACGATGATTATGATGAATACGATGATTGA
- a CDS encoding ferredoxin: MCIELKNSELIPTEFHEKNGDTNMFKVTIERNKCTSCGTCEDLCPEYFELAEDAFAHIKGSEKAEVEELELEDADCCIDAAESCPVMCIHVYEDGAEVI; encoded by the coding sequence ATGTGCATTGAATTGAAGAATTCTGAATTAATTCCAACTGAATTTCATGAAAAGAATGGAGATACAAACATGTTTAAGGTAACCATTGAGAGAAACAAATGCACATCATGTGGAACCTGTGAAGATCTGTGTCCAGAATACTTTGAATTGGCTGAAGATGCTTTTGCACATATTAAAGGTTCCGAAAAGGCCGAAGTTGAAGAACTTGAACTTGAAGATGCAGACTGCTGTATTGATGCTGCAGAAAGCTGTCCTGTTATGTGTATCCATGTCTATGAAGATGGGGCTGAAGTGATTTAG
- a CDS encoding vWA domain-containing protein encodes MDKIVKFSGLLREKGIPASVRSTQTAIEAYKLLKKDSNENEDVLRDALAAIYLKDRRQFPTFEKAFDSLFHPGESDTTKESEEEITNSSKKRYNSKRFLKAYNYSFKVMEPEKVEAEKSALDGFDYMPPLDENLKNEFDESELLQRDITKLNSFEPELLDLCQKLGRKIANKRARRRNESRNMRPDIRRTMRKNLKYGGTLIDLVRSKPKIKKNEHIFLNDVSGSCDWISSWFFCMVYAAQTSFNRARIFDFDNKTLETTSALEEVNLIDAFVKVQDLRQKSSMIHGTSNMYTAFKSFQNQANINNKSYVLILSDCRDWAGPKSGKKPLSADVLEEIARRAKRVIVLNPEARNKWNVVDSCVSYYEDAGADFFEVRNLSQLADLVMNI; translated from the coding sequence ATGGATAAAATAGTCAAATTTTCAGGACTTTTAAGGGAAAAGGGCATTCCTGCAAGTGTGAGAAGCACGCAAACTGCAATTGAAGCTTATAAACTTTTAAAAAAGGATTCAAATGAAAATGAAGACGTATTGAGGGATGCGCTTGCAGCCATATACTTGAAGGACAGAAGACAGTTTCCAACCTTTGAAAAAGCCTTTGATTCTCTTTTTCATCCAGGAGAATCAGATACAACTAAAGAAAGTGAAGAAGAAATCACAAACTCATCCAAAAAGCGTTACAATTCAAAAAGGTTCTTGAAGGCCTATAACTACTCCTTCAAGGTGATGGAACCTGAAAAGGTGGAGGCTGAAAAATCTGCTCTTGATGGTTTTGATTACATGCCCCCTCTGGATGAAAACCTCAAGAATGAGTTTGATGAATCTGAACTTCTTCAAAGGGACATAACCAAGCTGAATTCATTTGAACCAGAACTTCTGGATCTATGTCAGAAGCTTGGAAGGAAAATAGCCAATAAAAGAGCCCGCAGACGTAATGAATCCCGTAACATGCGGCCAGATATCCGCAGGACAATGCGTAAAAACCTCAAGTACGGTGGAACACTTATAGATCTTGTCAGGAGCAAACCCAAGATCAAAAAGAATGAACACATCTTCCTGAACGATGTCAGTGGTTCCTGTGACTGGATAAGCAGCTGGTTTTTTTGCATGGTCTACGCAGCTCAAACATCCTTCAATCGTGCTAGAATATTTGATTTCGACAACAAAACCCTTGAAACAACATCTGCCCTTGAAGAGGTCAATTTGATTGATGCATTCGTTAAGGTTCAGGATTTGAGGCAGAAAAGCAGCATGATACATGGCACATCCAACATGTACACTGCATTTAAAAGCTTCCAGAACCAGGCAAACATTAACAATAAATCCTATGTCCTGATTTTAAGTGACTGCAGGGACTGGGCCGGGCCAAAATCCGGTAAAAAACCTTTAAGTGCAGATGTCCTTGAAGAGATAGCTCGAAGGGCGAAGAGAGTTATTGTGCTTAACCCTGAAGCCCGTAATAAGTGGAACGTTGTTGACAGCTGTGTTTCCTACTACGAAGATGCTGGAGCTGATTTTTTCGAAGTGAGGAATCTCAGCCAGCTTGCAGATCTTGTGATGAACATATGA
- a CDS encoding HEAT repeat domain-containing protein, protein MPDSDNSSNMEIKEIIEKLNDEDPEIRIEAAKALGNCGNDALDPLIESLNDENPNVRFHAAKSLGKIGKPAIKPLLDALKDDSGNMQKYAAFILKDIGDNSVVSDLIEALKSKDWSARKFSAKSLGEIGDKTATEPLIELLGDEDWGVRVAVTKALGDIGDERAIDPIKKARRAATGDKDFKKVANKALKKIGK, encoded by the coding sequence TCAAGTAACATGGAAATCAAAGAGATTATTGAAAAATTAAATGATGAAGACCCAGAAATCCGAATTGAAGCTGCAAAAGCCCTTGGAAACTGTGGAAACGATGCTTTGGATCCTTTAATTGAATCCCTCAACGATGAAAACCCAAATGTAAGGTTTCATGCAGCCAAATCCCTTGGAAAAATAGGAAAACCTGCAATTAAGCCTCTGCTTGATGCCCTGAAGGATGATTCTGGTAACATGCAGAAGTACGCTGCATTCATTCTAAAAGATATAGGTGACAACAGTGTTGTTTCTGACCTTATAGAAGCCCTTAAATCTAAAGATTGGAGTGCCAGAAAATTTTCAGCCAAATCCCTTGGCGAAATAGGGGATAAAACTGCCACAGAACCATTGATAGAACTCCTGGGCGATGAGGACTGGGGAGTTAGAGTTGCTGTTACAAAGGCCCTGGGAGATATAGGTGATGAAAGAGCCATAGATCCTATTAAAAAGGCCAGACGTGCTGCAACCGGTGACAAGGATTTCAAGAAGGTTGCAAACAAAGCCTTGAAGAAGATAGGTAAATGA
- a CDS encoding carbon-nitrogen hydrolase family protein codes for MKNHFKLAVCQMDVLDNKEVNVKRAVKMIESAAQNKAEMVLLPEMFNCPYDNSKFREYAESVEKSSTLERISEVARNSGVYVVAGSIPELDDGKLYNSSFIFNRKGEIMDVHRKMHLFDIHVPGEISFRESETLTAGDRITVVETDLCKIGVVICYDIRFPELSRLMVDKGVELILLPGAFNMTTGPAHWEALMRVRAVDNQVYLAAASPARNEELSYVAYGHSMVVDPWGKILSRAGSHEEIIYAEINSSRINDVRNQLPLLKNRREDIYQITEVYNPK; via the coding sequence ATGAAAAACCATTTTAAACTCGCAGTGTGCCAGATGGACGTGTTGGACAACAAAGAAGTGAATGTAAAAAGAGCTGTGAAGATGATAGAATCTGCTGCCCAAAATAAGGCTGAAATGGTTTTACTGCCTGAAATGTTCAACTGCCCCTACGACAACAGCAAATTCAGGGAGTATGCAGAGTCAGTTGAAAAGAGCAGCACTCTTGAGAGAATATCGGAGGTTGCTAGAAACTCTGGAGTGTACGTTGTTGCAGGTTCCATCCCTGAACTCGATGATGGAAAACTCTACAACTCCAGTTTCATCTTCAACAGAAAGGGCGAAATAATGGATGTTCACAGGAAAATGCACCTCTTTGACATCCATGTTCCAGGAGAAATAAGCTTCAGGGAATCTGAAACCCTGACTGCCGGAGACAGGATAACAGTGGTTGAAACTGATCTCTGCAAAATTGGGGTTGTTATATGTTATGACATAAGGTTTCCAGAGCTTTCACGTTTAATGGTGGATAAAGGAGTTGAATTAATCCTGTTACCTGGAGCATTTAACATGACAACTGGTCCTGCCCATTGGGAAGCTTTGATGAGAGTCAGAGCTGTTGATAATCAGGTTTACCTTGCAGCTGCCTCTCCCGCAAGAAACGAAGAACTCTCATACGTTGCATACGGCCATTCAATGGTTGTTGATCCATGGGGAAAGATATTGAGTCGGGCTGGTTCACATGAAGAGATAATATATGCAGAGATAAACTCATCCAGAATTAATGATGTTCGAAATCAGCTTCCCCTTCTAAAAAATAGGCGTGAAGATATTTACCAGATTACTGAGGTTTATAATCCAAAATAA
- a CDS encoding metallophosphoesterase yields the protein MGLYNGKLIELPKKGRALIVTDLHGNLEDFNRFIQIWKDFKDVNDYFIITGDLIHAMGAEDDRSLELLDYVKSHCETFRNFHLLLGNHEWATISDVSIYKGGVNQTLSFEVLLKGKFGAKWREKLDEYTDFLEKLPVAVRTQNKVFISHAGPPKDVKSVKNLVNIADGGYLGNTNLFQILWNRYGDYSKKDLDCFLKVVNCNAMIVGHTPVDGIKLIGKKQLIVSSSYSRGKKAYVELDLREKIGDAEDLLKMVRYI from the coding sequence ATGGGTCTGTACAATGGAAAACTTATAGAACTACCTAAAAAGGGCCGTGCACTTATTGTAACGGACTTACATGGTAACTTAGAGGATTTCAACAGATTTATTCAGATATGGAAAGATTTTAAGGATGTTAATGATTACTTCATAATAACCGGCGATCTCATACATGCCATGGGTGCTGAAGACGACAGATCCCTGGAACTTCTGGATTATGTGAAGTCCCACTGCGAAACCTTCAGAAACTTTCACTTACTCCTTGGAAACCATGAATGGGCAACCATTTCAGATGTTTCAATTTACAAGGGCGGAGTTAACCAAACCCTGAGCTTCGAAGTTCTCCTCAAGGGAAAATTTGGAGCTAAGTGGAGGGAAAAATTGGATGAATACACAGATTTCCTGGAAAAACTTCCAGTAGCAGTTAGAACTCAAAACAAAGTGTTTATAAGCCATGCAGGACCTCCTAAGGATGTTAAAAGTGTCAAAAACCTTGTGAACATTGCAGATGGGGGTTACCTTGGAAATACTAATCTATTTCAGATACTGTGGAACCGCTATGGAGATTACTCCAAAAAAGATTTGGACTGTTTTTTAAAGGTTGTAAATTGTAATGCCATGATAGTGGGCCACACACCAGTTGATGGAATTAAGTTGATTGGTAAAAAACAGTTGATAGTTTCCTCAAGCTACAGCAGGGGTAAAAAGGCTTATGTTGAACTGGATCTTAGAGAAAAAATAGGAGATGCTGAAGATCTGTTGAAAATGGTCAGATACATATAA
- a CDS encoding ABC transporter substrate-binding protein produces MERYIIILFATILTVCLVGGTYNYYTVSEETITVGYLPTNHDSALFVADAKGMFEKEGVNMQLVPFRDGSSLVDALNDGKIDIGYCGVTPVTTAISQKKPIKVVAAVNEEGSGIVVAKNLSVTSVNYLEGKTIAVPKNGSIQDVLLNYLFWKNGLNISEVKIHEMEVPLMPGALKSGEIDGFIAWEPYVSISNLSSTGNVFMYSGDIWKNYPCCVVVASESFINKKPELLRKFLRVHMEATDYVNNHKDETAKIVSKKLGVNLKSEEVAVEHVKFVAIPSDQFETDTLKIIDIQKRIGYIKDNITPNEVFDLQYLPT; encoded by the coding sequence ATGGAAAGGTATATAATAATTTTATTTGCAACGATCTTAACAGTATGCCTTGTTGGGGGCACATATAACTATTACACAGTTTCAGAGGAAACTATCACTGTAGGCTACCTTCCCACTAACCATGATTCTGCACTCTTTGTTGCAGATGCAAAGGGAATGTTTGAGAAGGAAGGAGTAAATATGCAGTTGGTTCCATTCAGGGATGGTTCAAGCCTTGTAGATGCATTAAATGATGGAAAGATCGATATTGGTTACTGTGGAGTTACACCAGTTACAACTGCCATCAGCCAGAAAAAACCCATAAAAGTTGTTGCAGCGGTGAACGAAGAAGGAAGTGGCATAGTTGTTGCTAAAAATCTTAGTGTGACTTCTGTCAATTATCTTGAAGGGAAAACAATTGCAGTACCTAAGAATGGTTCAATACAGGATGTTCTCTTGAATTATCTCTTTTGGAAGAATGGTTTAAACATTAGTGAAGTTAAAATCCATGAAATGGAGGTACCACTCATGCCAGGAGCCTTGAAAAGTGGAGAAATTGATGGATTTATAGCGTGGGAACCCTACGTGTCCATTTCAAACCTTTCAAGTACTGGGAATGTGTTTATGTATTCGGGTGACATATGGAAGAACTATCCATGTTGTGTTGTTGTTGCAAGTGAAAGTTTCATAAATAAAAAGCCTGAACTTCTCAGAAAATTCTTAAGGGTACATATGGAAGCAACAGATTACGTCAACAACCATAAAGATGAAACAGCAAAAATTGTGTCAAAAAAATTAGGAGTTAACCTTAAAAGTGAGGAAGTAGCTGTGGAACATGTTAAATTTGTGGCAATCCCTTCAGATCAATTTGAGACAGACACATTAAAGATAATAGACATTCAAAAACGTATTGGTTATATTAAAGACAATATTACACCAAATGAAGTATTTGATCTGCAGTACCTTCCTACATAA
- a CDS encoding AAA family ATPase, translated as MKDEDLTIETLKQVLNESNYIPDDSIATTIFLALKLKKPVLVEGPPGVGKTELSKAVARAFGRDFFRVQCYEGITFEQIVGEWNYQKQLLHLEMSKITKTEGTNRDDDVFSGEFFIKRPLLSAFMNEKPSVILIDEIDKADEEVESFLLQALGEGQITVNDLGTFSLQNDLMVILTSNSQRMLLDETKDRCLFLYIDYPSFERELSIVKSRVPDASPEMLKKVVRMIQSIRKLNLTKKPSIRATVDWVKTVRAFGSSDGNDATLKKTVGVVLKSEDDKKKVLKELFHSKK; from the coding sequence ATGAAAGATGAAGATCTAACTATAGAAACCTTAAAACAGGTTTTAAATGAAAGTAACTACATTCCTGACGACAGCATTGCTACAACTATTTTTTTGGCCTTAAAACTTAAAAAACCAGTGCTTGTTGAGGGTCCGCCAGGTGTGGGTAAAACTGAGCTTTCCAAAGCAGTTGCAAGGGCATTTGGAAGGGATTTTTTTAGGGTGCAGTGCTACGAGGGGATCACCTTCGAGCAGATAGTTGGGGAGTGGAACTATCAGAAACAGCTTTTACACCTTGAAATGTCCAAAATAACAAAAACTGAAGGAACCAATAGGGATGATGATGTTTTCAGTGGTGAATTTTTCATTAAAAGACCTCTTTTGTCTGCCTTTATGAATGAAAAACCTTCAGTGATCCTTATAGATGAGATCGATAAGGCTGATGAGGAAGTTGAAAGTTTTCTCCTTCAGGCACTTGGAGAGGGCCAGATCACAGTCAACGACCTTGGAACTTTCAGCCTGCAGAACGACCTCATGGTTATACTCACATCCAACTCCCAGAGGATGCTTCTTGATGAAACCAAGGATAGATGCCTGTTTTTATACATAGATTATCCTTCTTTTGAGAGAGAATTATCAATTGTAAAGTCCAGAGTGCCTGATGCATCACCAGAAATGTTGAAAAAAGTTGTGAGAATGATTCAAAGTATCAGAAAGCTTAACCTCACTAAAAAACCATCCATCAGGGCCACTGTGGATTGGGTTAAAACTGTTAGGGCATTTGGAAGTTCTGATGGAAACGATGCAACACTTAAAAAAACTGTTGGTGTTGTCCTAAAAAGTGAAGATGATAAAAAAAAGGTTTTGAAGGAGCTCTTCCACTCCAAGAAGTGA
- a CDS encoding FHA domain-containing protein, whose amino-acid sequence MSLLNLSMNLLLSSFTAVLLIFTVFNTNSVVLWLQNQWLDILFALLMALILGLAVEKIYKHFSPEPKILKNTLTRFTVPERTHGMLMLPNSEKISIRGAETVLGREDFLGVTSPDNLLFVGKEHLKIIRTLEGFFIEDLNTKNGTKINEHELKGRERVKLNDGDNIVVAKILDLEYHEKNLIP is encoded by the coding sequence ATGTCACTGCTTAATCTATCCATGAACTTGTTATTATCCAGTTTTACTGCAGTTTTGTTGATATTCACAGTTTTTAACACAAATTCAGTGGTGCTTTGGCTCCAGAATCAGTGGCTGGACATCCTATTTGCATTATTAATGGCTTTAATACTTGGTTTGGCTGTTGAAAAGATATACAAACATTTTTCACCAGAACCTAAAATTTTGAAGAACACATTAACACGTTTCACAGTCCCTGAAAGAACTCATGGGATGCTCATGCTTCCAAATTCTGAAAAGATTTCAATAAGGGGTGCTGAAACAGTTCTTGGAAGAGAAGATTTTTTAGGGGTTACATCTCCAGACAATCTGTTGTTTGTGGGTAAAGAACACTTAAAAATCATTAGAACCTTAGAAGGCTTTTTTATAGAAGATTTAAACACTAAAAATGGTACAAAAATAAATGAACATGAACTTAAGGGTCGTGAAAGGGTTAAACTAAATGATGGGGACAATATAGTGGTTGCAAAGATATTAGATCTTGAGTACCATGAAAAAAATCTGATCCCCTGA
- a CDS encoding MFS transporter, with the protein MGNVDYGKNNVKNSKTRERLTIFTLALPMFIWSFSAGIVTISLPTISQYLDIGTGMVSWVVVAHLIILTSFLLIFGRLGDYIGYKKVFLYGILLFTIGSYFCGISLDIFQLIASRIFQGVGSAMMLSMTPALVSSNFEHHRRGWAFGYISLATTLALALGYGVGSFITENMGWHWIFFSTVPMGIFAIYMVRTVIPHEEITKKRPKFDLAGSLLVFLAVMNLILPLELGKTIGWTSPLIMGTFSLSVIITVIFFVWESRQACPLFDVSLLKNLQLSFSITAAFLISTVLTGTIFLLPFYLELVMGYSTDFAGLLILAPTLLIIFAGPISGRISDKFGSRIPTIIAGITLTVALILFTLLNQTIGIVFIFIALAVRSLSEGIFSPANTKQVMSHSKAEKMGSVSSLLNTGKYLGLVMGVVLFETVFEATIKTNSSNIEGMTSNGAFQMSAPVNTLLTGFHDAFLMGVVISILILIFILLSHENSEIENSEVPSKPEDL; encoded by the coding sequence GTGGGAAACGTGGATTATGGTAAAAATAATGTAAAAAACTCCAAAACCCGTGAAAGGCTAACAATTTTTACTCTTGCATTACCCATGTTTATATGGTCCTTCAGCGCAGGAATTGTAACCATATCCCTTCCAACAATCTCCCAATATCTGGATATTGGTACTGGAATGGTTTCATGGGTTGTTGTGGCCCATTTAATTATTTTAACAAGTTTTCTCTTGATATTTGGAAGGCTTGGAGATTACATAGGTTATAAAAAGGTTTTTCTTTATGGAATCCTATTATTTACAATTGGATCTTACTTCTGTGGCATATCCCTTGATATTTTTCAGCTCATAGCTTCAAGAATATTTCAGGGTGTGGGCTCCGCAATGATGCTTTCAATGACCCCAGCACTTGTATCATCCAATTTCGAACACCATAGAAGAGGTTGGGCCTTTGGATACATCTCACTTGCAACAACCCTTGCACTTGCACTTGGATACGGTGTTGGAAGTTTTATAACAGAAAATATGGGATGGCACTGGATCTTTTTCAGCACAGTACCAATGGGAATCTTTGCAATTTACATGGTTAGAACTGTGATTCCCCATGAGGAAATAACCAAAAAACGGCCCAAATTTGATTTGGCAGGTTCACTTCTGGTTTTTCTTGCAGTTATGAACCTGATCCTGCCACTTGAACTTGGTAAAACAATAGGATGGACTTCTCCACTTATTATGGGCACATTTTCACTTTCAGTTATCATTACAGTGATATTCTTTGTGTGGGAGTCCAGGCAGGCCTGTCCTCTCTTTGATGTTTCACTCTTAAAAAATTTGCAGCTTAGCTTTTCAATAACTGCAGCTTTCCTGATAAGCACAGTCCTTACTGGAACGATTTTTTTACTGCCATTTTACCTGGAACTTGTTATGGGTTACAGTACAGATTTTGCAGGTCTTCTGATCCTTGCACCAACCCTGCTCATCATCTTTGCAGGCCCAATTTCCGGCCGCATATCAGATAAGTTTGGTTCACGTATCCCCACAATCATAGCGGGCATAACACTGACTGTTGCACTGATTCTTTTTACCCTTCTAAACCAGACTATTGGTATTGTGTTCATATTCATTGCACTTGCTGTTAGATCACTTTCAGAGGGAATATTTTCACCTGCAAATACCAAACAGGTAATGAGCCACAGTAAAGCTGAAAAAATGGGCTCTGTTTCAAGCCTCTTGAACACAGGCAAATATTTGGGCCTTGTAATGGGTGTTGTATTGTTCGAAACAGTCTTTGAAGCAACTATAAAAACTAATTCTTCAAATATTGAAGGTATGACCTCAAATGGTGCCTTTCAGATGAGTGCACCTGTAAACACTCTTTTAACAGGTTTTCATGATGCATTCCTAATGGGGGTTGTGATAAGTATTTTAATATTGATCTTCATACTACTGTCCCATGAAAATTCAGAAATTGAAAATTCAGAGGTTCCATCAAAACCCGAAGATCTCTAA